In the genome of Melospiza melodia melodia isolate bMelMel2 chromosome 20, bMelMel2.pri, whole genome shotgun sequence, the window tagtCTGGTCTTTGGAGTCAGGCTGTTTCTCCATTACAGTGTCACCCTTCTCTTCATCAGGGTGCGCAGTCTTCCCGCTCTGTCTCCTGAAGAGTCTGAAAGAAGAGTTTTACTTCTGAAGAAGTGGTGTTTGTTTAAGCAGAAACAAgatgaggcagaaaagaaagcaaTTCAAGCCCTGGTAGAATCTCAGCAGGAGGCTCTgagggagctgcagctggaaTCTGAGGAGCTGTACCAGGCAGCGATCCTGAGGGACGAGGGGCTCTTCCCCTTCGAGAGGGAGGGGCCCACTTACACCCCTCCCCTTCCTGGCTACGATCCCCCCGAGGGGAAGtgtgtggacatcaccaaggtgTACACACAGTGACAGGGGAGCTCCTGCTTCAGTGCCAGGAGGTGCTCAGTGACTGGAGGAAGAATGGAGTAATAAACAATTTTTCCTGCAGGTTACAACACTGCAGGATGTGActgtaaaataataaatgaagtatCTCTGTGTTTTAATGATGATCCACCTAGCAAAGCTACTTGACCTTAAATTGTAGCAAagccaatttttaaaaaattttcttaTATTGCCATGTAACTGTTGTAACTATGTTTCTGTGAGTTTGCCCCAAAACAAACCAGATCTCTCACTACATTCGTTTAAACCTTTATTTTTGAGTAGTTCTGAGTAGTCCCACAGCACCTCTGGAGAGCAGTTCCAGGGTGTACAGCCCACAGGTGAGAAGCTCTTCAACCACCAGAACCCTGATTCTGGGAAATGTCCTTTAAATGCCAGTGTTTGGGATTGTCCTGAGCCAGCAAGGAAGAGTCCTAGCTAGTTTGTTTTGGCAGGTCTGGGGTGGGTACCTTGTTCCAGAAGTGCTCAATGCCAGCTGGTAGGGCAAGAGGCCCTCATAGCTAGAGCATGTATGCATTAATTGAAAAGTGCCTGCTGAAATGAAATCTTGCTATGTAAATCAACAGTAAAAGACCACAACCAAATTAAGCACCTCAAAtctccttttaaaaatattcagtGTTTAAATAAAATTTCAGAATTTTTGAGTGAGTGCTGAAGTATTGTAGGGCAGAGGTACAGTTGAATAACTTCAAGATGatacagaagggaaaaaaatgcatAATTCTGAATTGTGTATTATGTTACTAACCAAACACAGAAAACAGTCTTGTTAATTTGATTTGTCGTGGTCAAGTGGTAGATACCAGTCATATGGTGGGCTCTTCCTGAGCTGCCACACTGGAGCATATTTCTGTTTTTCCATAACTCGAGCTCTTTCACTCTTGCACAAAGCTTCctgaaatacaggaaaaaaaatatttcagtaatAGTGTTGGATGTTCCAGTCATACAGAGCTGATTTCCTGCCGTGAACATCTGAGataaaagaataaatatttatCATGCTTAAGCAGAAGTGCTAAATGTTATCtaagtaagccagaatacaagTTTTTAActaaataatatttatattttgccTCCGGCTCCTAAGTTACAAAGGAAACTCGCCAGAGGCTGTCCTGGCTGGCGggagggaggagctgggctggagcctgcGCTGCGGGGCTGGTGGTGTCCCGTGTCCGCGGGCTGGAGCCGGGGGCATTTCCCAACACACCAGCAATGCCTTTGCTCTGTAAGGTGGCGGATTTCTCTTTCAGGAAGGAAATGTCAGCGTAACAGAAATCAAGAGCTTTCACAGCTGAAAACACTTCCTGGGTCCTTCACTGGATTTTAAGACAACCCGACCCACCTCCGGCATTTCCAAACCCTCCCCAACCGCCGCGGCTGCGGGGCTTCAGTGCCAGCAGCCCCGGCCTAGAGAGCCCCGGGAGGCCGGGACCGGGAccaggagcggggccgggagcggggccggtaCCTGCGCGGCGGGGGAGCGGTCCCTCTCCCAGGCTCGGCAGGCCTCGTAGTCCTCCCGCCAGCGGCCGCACTCCGGCAGCTCCCCGTGCGCGTAGTAGTGGTGGAAGGCGTGGCGCAGCCCGCGGCAATGCTTCCACTCCCCCCAGTAATCCTCGCACGAGCGCGGCGGCTGCGGACGGACATGGCCGGGCTGAACCGAGTCCGGCCGGGCTGAACCGAGTCCCGCCACCCGCCCGACCCCGATCCCGGTgctccccggccccgctcccgctcaCCCTCCAGGAGCTGCCCGTGCCCTCCATGCTGCCGCTGCCAGTGGCCACCGCGCCTACGGCGGCACCCGCAGCCAATGGGGAAAAGCGGCATAGAACGGCCCCGGCCCGGCAGCCAATGGCGAGGGGCGGCACAGATCGGCCCCGGCCCGGCAGCCAATGGCGAGGGGCggcacagagcagccccggcccggcagcCAATGGCGAGGGGCggcacagagcagccccggcccggcagcCAATGGCTGCGCGGCTGGCGCACGGGACCAGCGCAGGCCGCAAGCTCGGGCGCTGCCCGGGGAGGCGCTGGGGtcgccccgcagcccccggccggTCCGAAAATCCCCCGGCCCTCGGTCGGTCCCAAATCACCACACGGGCACGCAGCTGGGAACGAGGAACTTTACTCGGGCTCGCAGGAGAGCGCAGGGTTGCACCCCGGTACGCTCGCCGGCAGACGAGAGGGCGCACAGGATACGCTCGCACCATTCCAAAGCGGCACCGGGCAGTGCAGATGGGTCCCTCCTCTCCCTACATGTGCCAAGAGATTGCTACGCTACGTTATAGTATCTGAACTATTAAAAGGCATGttattaattataaatataaaaagcAGTTACAGGGGGTTTGCTTAGAATGATTAATAACCCAACACCTGAAGCTAAGCTCAAAGAGACTCCCTGCACTAAAATCCTAAACACCAAAGTCACCCTTCATTTGCACCACACCAAAAAGCTGATCTGAAATTGTGGCAAAATACATATAAAGGGAGGAAAATACCAAGCACAGAGCAACATGAGATCATCATCACTCAGGAGATGTGGGGAAGATGTAGTCTAAGAACCAGACCCTTAGTAAGGTAGAGCTTGTTAGTTTTGCTTCTCAGGTTTACCAGAGATCTGTGTTCCCCTCTCTACAACACATACAAAAAGCTTCTTCCAAATTCCCAGAACTGACAGCTCCAGCTCTAAACATGAAGCCAAAACACCTATTAAGTGCTCCTGTGTTGTAAAACGATCTCTCAACTGCAATTATTAAGATCCAAGATGCTGCAACTGTTATTTTATTTTCCCCCTAACTAGCTGAAGGTACCACAGCTTAGGGCTTTCTTCCTTTCTTGCGCAGGGACTGCCCCTCTCCTGAAAAGGCAATAAAGCGGCTTCCAGACTCATCctgggaaaagaaagggaaaaaaggtttTACCTCTTGGCTCACTGCTTGTGTGTGATGAAAGCTGAACAATTGTTAGCAAGAATACTCCATCAGAGCAGCCACTGACTGTAGACATTTCACATCCCTAATGTAGATAAAAATAACTTTCTTCCTGAAAATAAAGTAGCAGCATTTTGGTGACCTTTCAGCCAACTGGCTGAATAAACTGACACCAGGCCAATCTCCTTCCATCAGTAACAAGGACATCAGAGGCTGCTTCATGTGACTCAAACCATTCTAAACAGCTACTTTTCAAAGGAAGCATGCTGTATAAAAAACAAGGGGAAAGACAGAGGGACCACAAACTTGGATCTTAGTTCTAATGTCCTGATTCTGTGCAAAACTGGGGAGGATTCAACCTTATTTACCTCTTCCACCTTCTTGACCAGTGGACGTGAATTCCTAATGAACGTGATTCTACCGATCTTGAAGTCATAGTTGGGAATTCCTCTGGAAAAGAAGCATAAAAATATTATGTTTATATACTGTTGAATTTGACACAGAGAGAGCTCTTCTGTGTCTGTCAGTGTAACACCAACGCTGACTGCACATTTTCATTTCTAAATAGCTGCAGAGTTAAACCACTGAATTATTTTTCTGAAGAAGCAAATAATCAAATACTGGAGTTGTTGTGGAAGGTTGGCCACAGGCATGTTTCCATTAGCCTGTGGATAAGAAAGTCTATTTTCTAAGGCAAACTCATGACAAAATGAGTTTGTTTATATtgcaggagcagggaaaaaaccaaactctGCTCAAGAACTGATCCTGCACTGGTTTACAAGTGAATGATGCAGACATACCTTCGGATGTCCCCTGGTTTAATTGGTGAGGGACTGGGCTCCACACCTTTCTTCTTGCCATCCAATCTGTTCCCAGATCCAGAGAATGCCTGTGGATACAAAACCAGTTTTAATTGAACTCCTGGCATTTGAAAGCCCACTGCACAAGGATGTTTTATCTATAAAATCTTACAGCaatttttatttagttttttaATTCAGCATGCTTCTTTTTGGTATATAGAAGCTGATGAATTGTGGGTCTAGGGGTCTATCTCAGTCTCCCATCTGCCCTTTGCAGAGAGCAAGTCATGCTGCACCTGGCTGTGATCACACAGAACAGTCCCAGGCACCTGCCAGTTAAATAACAAGCATCTCTAAGAACAGGTACCACTATTTTGCAGTTGTTCAGCACAACTTTCCCTCACCATTTTACAGCATTCAGAAAGCAGCAGAAACAGGGCACTTACACGAAATCCTATATCGCTCACATATCCACTGTGGTCTGTCTCCACATCctgagagggaaaaaataaattcattttgtCTCTGTTCTCACATGCACATGACATGAAAACAGTTCCAAGTATTTCTGACCAAACAAAACTTCAGAACAATCACTCTCCCAAAACATCAGTTGGTAAACAGCAGTCCCCTAAATAACACATGCAAAAGCTTCTGGTAAGTAAGAActtgtttaaataaaaaaatgtatGTTGGCACTCCTCCCACAATCAATAGTGACTTCTAGCACTTTGCAAGAACAAAAGTTTAACATACTGCAGACTCTTCATGTTGTGCACTTCTTTCTGGTTCTTTGTATCCCAAAGGAGCATCAAAATCCACCTATTTACACAAGAAGCATGAAAAAAACCTAtgattaatatttttctttaaatcataAGCTTTATACTACTATTCTTCAAAACTCCATGAACAATTATCACTACATTTGATCTAAAAAGAACTAAGGTTTGGTTGTTAAACGTTTTAACTCAGAAGTAAAAAAAGACCATGCCTCCTAGAAATTAACCTTAGCATGAAATGGAAACAGAGCAGTAAAACAGCTCCACAATATCACTGGAGTGTGAGTAAAGACAAGGCTATTAAATAAAACTCAGATGAAACATGCCAAAGCTAAACATTAAATTCTGAGCTCTGCAGTCACCTGATGTACATGAAGTGCCAATCAGGATCACAGATGGGGTTACCAAGGCACATGAGCACTCCCAAGTGAGTCACCTTCCCTACCCCAGGGATTGCACCTTTCTTGCAGCACCAGCTGGGCTGGGTGTGCAGAGCTGTCACTGCTCAGGTGCCCTCTCCTCTtgggggacacagccagggcagaCTTTCCCCATCAGCTTTGACTTACATTCATGTCACACTCTATGATGGATACAGCCTTATCTGGTTTGGTCTCCATCACCCGGAGCTCATAGATCTGAAACAGACAGAGGCATTTGAAGATTGCATTGTGTGTAAGGAGAGCACATCAAACCTTTCCCTCCAGACCTGAAGGAAGTATTCTTTAGGTTGAGGACTCGATACTGCAGAGTCTCTAGAGAATTGAAAAGCAAAAGTTTTTAACTTAGAAGCCTCTCTGGCTTCTGTACACATTACTGAACCTTGCTGCACTCTTACTGTACTTTAACCTGTAATTCTGAAAACAAATTCTGAATTTAGGATAAATTCTTTCCTTTGACTTGTAAAACCTTCAACAgcacaaacatttattttcttgtgAGTCCAAAGAAACTTAAACAGCAGCTCAGAAAAAGACTTAGCTGACTCCATTTTCACTCCAATAGAAAGCCAACTGTGAAATCTGCCATGTGGGATTACTTGTCCAAACACTGCACAGCTCTGGGTCGATTGTTTTAGTACCAACATCCAACAACTGAACTTAGCCTACAGCCCTCAACCCTACACTGTACCTTTTCATTGTAGTTGATGGCAATCACATCCCCAGTAGTTAGACAGGCAAAGTTCCTCAATGCATTTTCCAGTCTTTGGAGTATGTTAAGATGAAATATTTGTTTTCAGTAAAACATCCAAGCCTTAAAGTCACCATACTGTAGATCTCTAATCCTTAGTTTCTCAAACATGGTTTAAAAGTCATCAGTACTGCAGACAGGATTTTAGGAAATGTTAGGATGTATAAGTTCTTCAAAGGGACACTCAAAACTCATTGGATTTTAAGACAACACTCCTTCTTCAGAGCACATCACCAGCCTCTCCCTGGTTAAACAGCCTGTACATCAGCTCCCCATCCCTTTTgtttgcaggagcagcagcagtggccaTGGACTACAGCAAGTGTATGAGCCACACATGAAAAGCTCGCTCTGTTTCATCATTCCAATTTGGAAGACATTTTTTCCCCTTATTCCATAACTGAATAGGAAGGATACACAGCTTTGGGATTGGTGATGTCAAGAAAATCTGGGCTTTGTGGCTGGAATTTTGAATAAGTAGCAACTTGCAGATTCACACTCTCCACTTGCACCAGGCCTCCTTCTTCCAGCAGCAAATTCTGCATCATCTGCAAGAATGGAAACAAACACACAAAGCCCAATCAATGTGTCTGGTGTTTTCAAATATCTCTCCTCCACATATCAGCTCTGGTGTATATTCAATTTCAGGAAGAACAGTCAGGTGCACATTAAAAGCAGTCTGCTTTGCTAAGTTAAACTTCTGCAGAAGAGAGCCTGAGCCAGAACTGAAGGCTGTTGTAGAACATGACCAGCAGAGACAGGCACAGGAAACATTGCACCTCCTTAATACTAAACTTGGCAACTTGCTAATCCTACTTTTCAGGTTCTGACAGTCCAGCATGAGGCAGCTCACCCAGTGTGGAAGGTAACAGATGCCCTCATCAGCCACAAACTCCAGCACTCCACAGTGAGTCATTCTGTCTGAGTTCTTGTTGGTCAGCTTGAACAGCATGGGGTAAGTGATATTAAGGCGGCCTCGTGAGAAAGGAGAAAAGAGTTTTGTTTGTTAAAAGCCCCCAGCACATTTTTGAAGCTTTCAGAGATCAAACATCACCAAGAGAATGGGCCAGACCATAGGAGACCCCTCACCCCATTATCCCAACTGCTCAAAACCACACAGAAAGCAGACACACagatccagggtggcactgaacTCAGAACCTTAAATGCTCAGGGAGCCCAACACTTCAGATGGCTG includes:
- the C20H22orf39 gene encoding synaptic plasticity regulator PANTS, giving the protein MEGTGSSWRPPRSCEDYWGEWKHCRGLRHAFHHYYAHGELPECGRWREDYEACRAWERDRSPAAQEALCKSERARVMEKQKYAPVWQLRKSPPYDWYLPLDHDKSN
- the UFD1 gene encoding ubiquitin recognition factor in ER-associated degradation protein 1, with protein sequence MFSFNMFDHPIPRVFQNRFSTQYRCFSVSMLAGPNDRSDVEKGGKIIMPPSALDQLSRLNITYPMLFKLTNKNSDRMTHCGVLEFVADEGICYLPHWMMQNLLLEEGGLVQVESVNLQVATYSKFQPQSPDFLDITNPKAVLENALRNFACLTTGDVIAINYNEKIYELRVMETKPDKAVSIIECDMNVDFDAPLGYKEPERSAQHEESADVETDHSGYVSDIGFRAFSGSGNRLDGKKKGVEPSPSPIKPGDIRRGIPNYDFKIGRITFIRNSRPLVKKVEEDESGSRFIAFSGEGQSLRKKGRKP
- the MRPL40 gene encoding large ribosomal subunit protein mL40 → MWAAAAARGLRGARLSSWLPQSVPLRGSHWQSSLLGFRTSLPVRAQPKKKKKVDVKKEQAQKERMKKKLKKLEKAAPELIPIEDFITPLKYTENNRVRSLPALSPEESERRVLLLKKWCLFKQKQDEAEKKAIQALVESQQEALRELQLESEELYQAAILRDEGLFPFEREGPTYTPPLPGYDPPEGKCVDITKVYTQ